A portion of the Fulvia fulva chromosome 1, complete sequence genome contains these proteins:
- a CDS encoding Signal peptide peptidase: MTANNGYDTLLEAVAHHFDANRPLVPMYLHLLLSALFPIYIGAHASLSKPSSAAKRNKTSKDEADDDDDEEEETQVMEGLTPRDAIIFPVTAGIVLAGLYWLIKTYGASVINMVLGVYFSLVGTFSVAKLINDSWTTIESFISPAYYRDNGIVYKVLKGERKALQVFPAPQYGNARIRASPFAGPLGRLPLPGPFRKLAWSARDLTKQKFVVKGYLQGLIDFRAILTRHNILSTIIGIIAVGYSFYDKPWWLTNLQGFAVSYGALQLISPTTFATGTLILSGLFFYDIWAVFFTPLMVTVAKNLDVPIKLVFPRPAEPGAAPEDPPVRSYSMLGLGDIVLPGLMIALALRFDLYMYYLRQQKRRTVVARAGEGQNKAKETIDKAPYIPASGHWGDKFWTAVEASTPASAVLPAYLTTTFSRPYFYATMTGYVIGMIATLVFMSIFQHAQPALLYLVPGVLISLWGTGLVRGELRQMWDFTETLTGEEAESDSAKEETKADSKGFWSDLWAELFGTSEQKQTNKSGASSSLDATNTKKVPEAGDASNEKATTVSKDTVFSFVVTRHKRTATSIPKTDDSRESTDSIADDAVLVSNADLDNSSDSMSHRRPVAARDGANA; the protein is encoded by the coding sequence ATGACCGCCAACAACGGTTACGACACGCTGCTTGAGGCTGTGGCCCACCACTTCGACGCGAATCGACCACTTGTCCCCATGTATCTTCATCTGCTGCTCTCCGCGCTGTTCCCGATCTATATTGGAGCGCACGCTTCCTTGTCGAAGCCATCCTCTGCCGCAAAGCGCAACAAGACTTCGAAGGACGAGGCAGACGACGATGACGATGAGGAAGAGGAGACACAGGTGATGGAGGGCTTGACCCCAAGAGATGCCATAATATTCCCAGTTACGGCTGGCATCGTTCTGGCAGGGCTGTACTGGTTGATCAAGACCTACGGTGCCAGCGTTATCAACATGGTCCTTGGTGTATACTTCTCCTTGGTAGGCACTTTCAGCGTAGCCAAGCTCATCAATGATTCATGGACCACGATCGAAAGCTTCATTAGTCCTGCCTACTATCGCGACAATGGGATAGTGTACAAAGTGCTCAAAGGCGAGCGCAAAGCACTTCAAGTCTTTCCCGCACCACAATATGGCAATGCAAGGATAAGAGCATCACCTTTCGCTGGACCATTGGGTCGCCTACCACTACCAGGTCCGTTTCGAAAACTTGCATGGAGTGCACGCGACCTCACAAAGCAGAAGTTCGTGGTCAAGGGATACCTTCAAGGCCTGATCGACTTTCGCGCTATCTTGACTCGTCATAACATCTTGTCAACTATAATTGGCATCATCGCAGTCGGTTACTCTTTCTACGACAAGCCATGGTGGCTGACCAACCTACAAGGCTTTGCAGTGTCATACGGCGCGCTGCAGCTCATTTCGCCAACCACTTTCGCAACAGGCACGTTGATACTGAGCGGCTTGTTCTTCTACGACATCTGGGCCGTCTTCTTCACCCCTCTAATGGTCACAGTGGCAAAGAACTTGGATGTACCGATCAAGCTTGTCTTTCCACGGCCAGCAGAGCCAGGTGCAGCTCCGGAAGATCCACCAGTCAGAAGCTACAGCATGCTAGGACTTGGCGATATTGTCCTTCCTGGCCTTATGATCGCGTTGGCATTACGATTCGACTTGTATATGTACTATTTGCGTCAGCAGAAGCGCCGCACAGTAGTGGCGAGGGCAGGCGAGGGCCAAAACAAAGCGAAGGAGACCATTGACAAGGCTCCTTACATCCCAGCATCGGGTCACTGGGGTGACAAGTTCTGGACTGCTGTTGAAGCGTCGACACCAGCATCTGCGGTACTGCCAGCGTACCTTACGACTACATTCTCGAGGCCATACTTCTACGCTACCATGACAGGCTACGTCATTGGTATGATCGCAACACTGGTATTCATGAGCATCTTCCAGCATGCTCAGCCTGCCCTTCTGTATCTAGTGCCCGGCGTTTTAATCAGCTTGTGGGGTACTGGTCTGGTCAGAGGCGAGCTGCGGCAGATGTGGGACTTTACCGAGACTTTGACAGGTGAAGAGGCAGAGTCAGATTCCGCAAAGGAAGAGACCAAGGCAGACTCAAAAGGTTTTTGGTCAGACCTGTGGGCTGAACTATTCGGAACCAGCGAGCAGAAGCAGACTAACAAGTCTGGCGCCTCGAGCTCTCTGGATGCCACCAATACCAAGAAGGTGCCAGAAGCCGGCGATGCGTCGAACGAGAAGGCAACGACTGTATCGAAGGATACTGTTTTCTCCTTCGTCGTGACCCGCCACAAGCGGACTGCCACGTCGATCCCCAAGACCGACGACAGTCGCGAAAGTACAGATTCGATTGCTGACGACGCTGTGCTGGTCTCCAATGCTGATTTGGACAACTCCAGCGACAGTATGTCTCATCGGCGTCCTGTGGCAGCTCGCGATGGCGCAAATGCCTAG
- a CDS encoding Nucleoporin NUP53, whose translation MFNLRSSQQQRPLGMQVHAVPEAERYIDSTGRKLPWSYDTANTNADNEPAPQEKGPFGRSMRRTRSGASRSRSKTAEPRREEDRLKAENTAAEDLVFGSLRRAGTKDESKREALGEVDPNSQAASGRGADDEPTEVLLYGFGEDLQWSAIDFYERVSNGVILEDYERAPPGSRYDTSRTLGRAAAQKSISRAALRKKNKFAGGGHWIKVTFDTRGAAELAIARAPHTIKGHMVFAEFFVGHGPQKDEPVLATQAGAQITSDALPPTFSTLPQDQGTPEGSSATASSATATAPDGSRQGRIPPPPWNMALAGVVQDSPAASTSTMNGAAPQRPVTTSFQTQSQSQTVLQPRRGRIEGATRIEPLPAELAMAPKQPKASWTSWIGASEVIGSAVPRKQDNTFDWEVASFYWKLFYLLDQLLGTDFCGLRLDD comes from the coding sequence ATGTTCAACCTCCGCAGCTCACAGCAGCAGCGTCCACTTGGCATGCAAGTACATGCTGTTCCCGAAGCAGAGCGCTATATCGATAGCACTGGTCGGAAGCTACCTTGGAGCTACGACACTGCCAACACCAACGCAGACAATGAGCCTGCGCCACAAGAGAAAGGCCCTTTTGGCCGGAGTATGAGGCGGACTCGAAGCGGCGCATCGCGTTCGAGGTCGAAGACAGCGGAGCCACGACGGGAAGAGGATAGACTGAAAGCAGAGAATACCGCAGCTGAAGACCTTGTGTTCGGTTCATTACGCAGGGCCGGCACCAAGGACGAGTCAAAGAGAGAAGCTTTGGGTGAAGTAGACCCGAATTCGCAAGCAGCTTCAGGGCGGGGCGCCGACGATGAACCTACAGAAGTGTTATTGTACGGCTTCGGAGAGGACTTGCAATGGTCTGCGATCGACTTTTACGAGCGGGTCTCGAATGGTGTGATTCTCGAGGACTATGAGCGCGCGCCACCTGGGTCGAGATACGACACATCACGGACACTGGGACGAGCCGCTGCGCAGAAGAGCATCTCGCGAGCGGCATTGAGGAAGAAGAACAAGTTCGCAGGCGGAGGACACTGGATCAAAGTAACATTTGACACAAGAGGAGCTGCTGAACTGGCGATCGCGCGAGCACCGCATACCATCAAGGGCCATATGGTGTTCGCCGAGTTCTTCGTCGGCCACGGACCACAGAAAGACGAGCCGGTCCTGGCGACACAAGCAGGCGCACAGATCACGTCCGATGCACTTCCTCCAACATTTTCTACACTCCCGCAGGACCAAGGCACTCCAGAGGGGTCGTCAGCAACAGCATCATCCGCAACAGCTACAGCACCTGATGGTAGCAGGCAAGGTCGTATACCGCCTCCACCGTGGAACATGGCCCTAGCAGGAGTTGTCCAAGATTCTCCTGCCGCCAGCACATCGACTATGAACGGCGCAGCGCCACAACGACCAGTAACGACCAGCTTCCAGACCCAGTCGCAGTCGCAGACTGTACTACAACCTCGACGAGGCCGGATAGAAGGCGCAACACGAATCGAACCGCTGCCAGCAGAACTCGCTATGGCACCGAAGCAACCAAAGGCATCGTGGACATCGTGGATCGGCGCAAGCGAGGTGATAGGATCGGCGGTACCTAGGAAGCAAGACAACACTTTCGACTGGGAAGTGGCAAGCTTCTACTGGAAACTCTTCTATCTGCTAGATCAGCTCCTGGGTACAGACTTTTGTGGGCTAAGGTTGGATGATTGA